From the Paludibacterium paludis genome, one window contains:
- the sstT gene encoding serine/threonine transporter SstT, with protein MPHLFRKLFSGSLVLQILFGMAAGIALALLAPGAALSVSFLGMLFVGALKAIAPTLVFVLVTSSLAGRESGSAVAMRPIIALYLIGTFAAAVVAVAASFLFPVSLTLAKGAATTAAPQGISEVLSTLVLKMVENPVAALASGNYIGILTWAVALGLALHRAGDTTRKVIHDLAAGISTIVAFAIRLAPVGVFGLVAGSIAQSGLGVLAGYSRLLAVLLGSMAFIALVVNPLIVYLTTRKNPYPLVLLCLRDSGINAFFTRSSAANIPVNMDLCKRLGLPESVYAVSIPLGATINMAGAAITITVLTLAAVHTLGVAVDLPTALLLSVVATISACGASGVAGGSLLLVPLSCSLFGIGNDIAMQVVAVGFIIGVIQDSAETALNSSTDVLFTAAACLPGTESAPEPAQSGRNA; from the coding sequence ATGCCCCATCTATTTCGCAAGCTGTTTTCAGGCAGCCTCGTACTGCAGATCCTGTTCGGCATGGCCGCCGGCATCGCCCTGGCCCTGCTGGCCCCCGGCGCGGCCCTGTCCGTCTCCTTCCTCGGCATGCTGTTCGTCGGCGCGCTCAAGGCCATTGCCCCGACCCTGGTCTTCGTGCTGGTGACCTCGTCGCTGGCCGGGCGCGAAAGCGGTAGCGCCGTTGCGATGCGTCCGATCATCGCGCTTTATCTGATCGGCACTTTCGCCGCCGCCGTGGTGGCGGTCGCCGCCAGTTTTCTGTTTCCGGTCTCGCTGACGCTGGCCAAGGGCGCCGCGACCACGGCCGCGCCCCAGGGCATCAGCGAAGTGCTGTCCACCCTGGTGCTCAAGATGGTGGAAAACCCCGTCGCGGCGCTCGCGTCCGGAAACTATATCGGCATCCTGACCTGGGCCGTCGCGCTCGGACTGGCGCTTCATCGCGCCGGCGACACCACCCGCAAGGTCATTCACGACCTCGCGGCGGGCATCTCCACCATCGTCGCCTTCGCGATCCGCCTCGCGCCCGTCGGCGTATTCGGACTTGTCGCCGGCAGCATCGCGCAAAGCGGCCTTGGCGTGCTGGCGGGGTACTCGCGCCTGCTCGCCGTCCTGCTCGGTTCGATGGCCTTCATCGCACTGGTGGTCAATCCGCTGATCGTTTACCTGACCACCCGCAAAAATCCCTACCCGCTGGTGCTGCTCTGCCTGCGAGACAGCGGGATCAACGCGTTCTTCACCCGCAGTTCGGCCGCCAACATTCCGGTCAATATGGATCTGTGCAAGCGTCTTGGCCTGCCCGAATCGGTCTACGCGGTATCCATCCCGCTTGGCGCGACCATCAATATGGCTGGCGCCGCCATCACCATCACCGTGCTGACCCTGGCGGCCGTTCACACCCTGGGCGTCGCCGTCGATCTGCCGACCGCGCTGCTGCTCAGCGTCGTGGCCACCATTTCCGCCTGCGGCGCGTCCGGCGTGGCGGGAGGCTCCCTGCTGCTCGTGCCGCTGTCGTGCAGTCTTTTCGGCATCGGCAACGACATCGCCATGCAGGTCGTCGCCGTCGGTTTCATCATCGGCGTGATCCAGGATTCCGCGGAAACCGCGCTGAACAGCTCGACCGACGTGCTGTTCACCGCCGCCGCCTGCCTGCCCGGCACGGAATCCGCCCCCGAGCCGGCCCAATCCGGTCGCAACGCGTAA